TACCTTAAGGCCCTTTTTTATTTCGCTATCGCTCATGCCGTTGTAATTCCCAGTCCGCTTTGGGGCTTTAGATAGTCTATTGTTATGCCTTTATCAACTAATATCATAACTACTACACTAATCTTTTAACTTGTCTTCGACACAATAGATCTCTTTTCCTCTAAAGGCTATATAATGAAATCTTTTATTATCATCAAAAATAACATTCCCATTATTCTTTATCTCTCCCACAGAATAATATTTTTTATATTCTTTTTCATTTATTACAACAAAGTAATATTTCCCTTCACGAGCAATATAGACAAGAAATTTTCCATCCGGACTAAATTGAGTAGAGCCCCTCCCAATATCATCATACCTTTTCTGCTCTTTACCATCGATTACTACAAATGACTTATTATCTTGACGAGCTGAATAAACAAGGTGACTCCCATCTGGAGAAAAAATAATAGAGTGTTCATCTATTAACTCATATCTTTTCCCTTCTTTTCCACTATCAACAACAAAATATTTATTACTTTCTTTCACTAGATAGGCATACCTTGAGCAATCGAAATTAAAAATTACTCTACTTTCAACTTTCTCATATTTCTTTTCTATTTTTCCATTAATTACTACAAATTGTTTTCCTCCTTCTCCTGCAACCCAAACAACTTTTTCTCCATGTGAGGTGAAATATGGCATAACCAGAATTTCTTCATATCCACCTGTTTCTTTCCCATTGACAACAACAAAGTACTTTTTCCCTTTTCTCACAGGATATACATAGCTTCTTCCATCAGGACTAAATACAATACTTCCTACTCCATCGTACTTTTTTTCTTCTTTCCCATTTATAACAGCAAACCACTTCCCAGCAACTTTATTTCCATCATTATTTATATTTTTAACAGTAGTCCCCGCTACATAAGCAAACTTTTTTCCATCATCATAGAGAGTTATTCTCGCAACACCATCATAGTATTTACCTTCTTCTCCATTAACAACTACAAACATTTTTTTGTCTCTCAAAGCTACGTAAGCAAAAGTTATCCCATTATCGCTAAATGTAAGGGAGTTTGGCGATATATAATCGTACCTCTTTCCCTCTTTTTCATTCATCACTATGAAGTATTCTTCCTCCCTTGTATTTGAATTATATTCTTGAGCTGTATACACGAGCT
This sequence is a window from Thermospira aquatica. Protein-coding genes within it:
- a CDS encoding TolB family protein; protein product: MIMKNIVNGARRMGWKKNNKLLGEKPMCRGKIFISIIFVCSSMVFSKEVFIGRIDKEIVPGTFVISPDGRKTAFIVRRNNKYAVVLNGKESKRYDDIRKGSLVFSPDSKELAYIAKEGDKWLVVVERDQMRKESKKYDGIGKDPFSFGGYSAKLLYGPKGQLVYTAQEYNSNTREEEYFIVMNEKEGKRYDYISPNSLTFSDNGITFAYVALRDKKMFVVVNGEEGKYYDGVARITLYDDGKKFAYVAGTTVKNINNDGNKVAGKWFAVINGKEEKKYDGVGSIVFSPDGRSYVYPVRKGKKYFVVVNGKETGGYEEILVMPYFTSHGEKVVWVAGEGGKQFVVINGKIEKKYEKVESRVIFNFDCSRYAYLVKESNKYFVVDSGKEGKRYELIDEHSIIFSPDGSHLVYSARQDNKSFVVIDGKEQKRYDDIGRGSTQFSPDGKFLVYIAREGKYYFVVINEKEYKKYYSVGEIKNNGNVIFDDNKRFHYIAFRGKEIYCVEDKLKD